A region of the Etheostoma spectabile isolate EspeVRDwgs_2016 unplaced genomic scaffold, UIUC_Espe_1.0 scaffold00005895, whole genome shotgun sequence genome:
CAATGTTGTCCATCTGTAAAACTTGTCCCAGTGTAATTAACTTCTTCTCTGGTGAACAACCTAAAACAGCAACCGCCTGATGGAGTAAAACGGACTCTGTCCTTCTACTGCAGCTCGACACTTCAAGGAAAGAGCTAATTACATTCTAGATGTCCACTTGGTTTGTCAAACTCAAACAACTATAGTCTCAAATTACTTAATTCATGGCTAGAACAAACAGGTGGAATTATTGCAGAaaccaaaaacctttttttatacatgtatatgtggGCAGCTGACTATTGTTTTACGATACAGATTTAAtactttatgacttttatagtttttttatagctacagagagagacatctcacttctgttccatctttgttgtgagtcacacatgctcagtacctagctaaggactactagccagtcagaagcagagtatgagggtcctgacagtacctaggtaaggactactagccagtcagaagcagagtatgaggccctgacagtacctaggtaaggactactagccagtcagaagcagagtatgagggccctgacagtacctaggtaaggactactagccagtcagaagcagagtataaggaccctgacagtacctaggtaaggactactagccagtcagaagcagagtatgagggccctgacagtacctaggtaaggactactagccagtcagaagcagagtataaagaccctgacagtacctaggtaaggactactagccagtcagaagcagagtatgaaggccctgacagtacctaggtaaggactactagccattcagaagcagagtatgagggtcctgacagtacctaggtacggactactagccagtcagaagcagagtatgagggccctgacagtacctaggtaaggactactagccagtcagaagcagagtatgagggccctgatagtacctaggtaaggactactagccagtcagaagcagagtatgagggccctgacagtacctaggtaaggactactagccagtcagaagcagagtatgagggtgtgctacgctagcagctagctgaGCATTATACCATATATAACACAATTAAGAAAAGGGGGGGAAGCCAAACAGCATATTATGAGAACTGGGACAAAAATCCAGCCCTGGCACTGTagccacattattattattattattaatataacataGTGAAATCGATATAAAGTGCAAGCGATAAAAGCCCATCCTATGCGCTGTTTGCCTGTAAAGacaatttatttgtttttgttttttttgtttttttattgaaatggcTCAGATTTAAggccaaaacatattttttgaaatattgtgAGTTGCAGTACTTTGAACGAGATGTCCTGTTTCATCCTCACGGAttcttttattttagtattaCCACTTTTTTGTATTCCTAACAGCAAAGGGcctaacttttttttgtggggggggggagatctcCATAATTTAAATTTTGGTCCTCAAACACTACAgtttctgcattctggtgaatttttctgcaacaatttgtgcgTTTTCTGCGTCAAATAAGTCTGTAAaggtctttatttttgtaaaggaAATTCTAATAGGTTTTTGGGGTGGGGTGCACTGGCCAGTTGTTATCAATGTGGccttgcccccccccttttttagGGAACAGACTTCAGTAAGTAACGCAAGGCATTACATTTTAGGGTTAAAGTTAGCATAAGGGTTGGGGCTAGACATGTAGTCCATGTAAGGAGTCCcctgaatttgtgtgtgtgtgtgtgtgtgtgtgaagacatTTGTCCCCTCAGCTCATAATTAAATGagctataaatacattttccttgCACGTAAGAGCTAGATAAATTGAGGGTTGACTCTCCTTCCCTTTTGAAGGTGTGAGGCGTCCGCAGGGAGGGAATCAGGCTCCATATGCTGCTTTAATCCAGCAGGTGCTCCTGTCTGCTCCCATTAGAGACGAGCAGCGACTCTGAATCACGGAGGAAAGACGAGCACAGCGGTGATGCTCTGCTTAGCCAGAGATTACAGGAAAATCACCCAGGACACAGACTCTGTCCGACTGCCCGACTCCAAAACTGCATCAGAGGTAAGGACGCATTTTCATGCACGCAGGTCTATCTAGGTCTGGTCGGACTGGGTCAGTAGTTGATTGAGGCTCTGATCCTGATCTGATGAGACAATCAATGACGCTTGATCCCATTAACTCTCCATTAACTCTCCAACATGTCCTGTTTTTGCCTGGTGAAGGataaagagacagaggatgTAGGATTGAAGCACTGTTTGAAGTGTTTGCAtttgatgaacagctgacttcttacccacagtgtcaggttcaatgcTGGTCAATGAgccagcaacactgtctctacagcaccggTTATCTGGTTCCACTTTATTCCACTTAGTTAGTATTAtccatcattcccattctcacatctcacttatttttttctatttattcatcattctcatttcctatttcagaactgttcataatgttcatactgttcatgttgtaatataataacataatactatttatcccagtatcctttgcactatagtccacatttaaacaattttattgctctcttcattgcactcatgcctctatattgtttctgtttagagtgtgtatatattgtgtaaacattagtgtgtatatttttgttttggttgtttttgtgcgtaaacacagtgtgagtaacaatgctcTGGGGATTTGAGCAGCCACGTCGTGGTAATCTGAGTATTGGCAAACATGATCTGACCCAGGTTTGTAATTATGCAGGAGTTCACTTCAAGTCACAGCTCTGGTCTCCCATCAGACAGGTGATCTTCCTCCACCAGGTCTCCGAGAGGCTCTTGAACTTATCGGGCGTCTTCTTCCTCAGAGTCTGCCTCTGCTGCTGGACACTacagctgtctgtctgttggacGCAGGCCAAGATGGCTGAGTCAAAAGTGTCCTTCAGGTTCTTCTGGGTCAGAGCAGAGCACTCTGCAAAGCTCACCACCCCGAGCTCCTGGGCGAGCTGCTGGCCCTCCTCGGTGCCCACCGGCCGCTCCTGGTTCTGCGCGAGCTGAATCAGCACCTGGACGTCCTCCCTCAGGTCCAGCTGGGTGCCGACGAGGACCAGGGGCGAGGTGGGGCAGTGCCGACGGATCTCAGGAACCCACTTCTCCATCAGGCTGCGGAAAGAGCAGGGGCGCACCACGCTGTAGCAGAGGAGGAAGACGTCGGCGTTCCTGTAGCACAGAGGACGGAGACGCTCCAGCTCGTCCTCCGGAAGCAGAGAGGCCAGATGAGAATATAAACTTACAGGACAAGACTTCTtcagttattattatattatattatatattctattctattattcTATGACTGATTGTCAACAAAACCcacaaaaagagcaaaaacaacaatgcGTCTCACAGTGCTTACTGAACTAATCTGTTGGTTAGGTATCATCTTTAAAAGTGTCTCAGGAATTTCACAGCAGCTTGTTTGTTTTAGCTTTATTGTATAATTctccttttttattaattgtgtAATCAAGACTGGAAAAGCAAACGTTTCTTTGCATGGTGTAAGATGTCTTTACtttgcatatgacaataaacctcttgaatgttgaaataatgtatttgttagggactattttcagccaaACAGTCCAAATGGAGTGTTCtagtatgtatttgtgtcagcAAGAGTGTGAGGGTTGGAGTTAGTAtaaagaactgtgtgtgtgtgtgtgtgtgtgtgtgtgtgtgtgtgtgtgtgtgtgtgtgtgtgtgtgtgtgtgtgtgtgtgttcatattgaaggaacatgtcagccAGTAAAACAGTGTGAGTCACTGCTGTGTTTTTAATGGAGCTCTATGAGACTTTCATTGttggttgttttggtttttcaaGGGATTAGTTGATAATAAGTAAATATAGAACATCATCTGCTTCATATTTTGACATCTTACTGAGTCCTCACTACTTTAACCAAAAGAGGGCGATGGAGCACAGGGTAATGGACGGGGCAAAACTTCTGAACAACAAACTTTGATTTTTCCTGCAGGGGGCGATGTAACATGTGGAGTTACAGGACTACTTGTCACTGGGGGGCAAATTAGACTAAAGGGGGTCTTAAAGGATTTCAGTCCCTGACAAAAAGCAGGCTGCTGGGGGtgggggcaaaaaaacaaatacaccaaGAACTGCACATGTTAAAGAGTGACAGCAAATAGTTGATTGATCAGTCATGACTTACATTGATTGGTCCATCAACCAGCCCCCATTTCTAAAGTGACAGAACAGGAATACACAGAGATATGTAGCTGAGTGGTTAGAGTGCGTGCACCTGTTACACAGCTGCTACAGGTTCAGGTATGTTAAGTGTTAGCTTGTTTCTTCAGGATAATATTTCAACTCTGAAAGAGAGTGCAGCTCACCTGTCCAGCCATGTCCCAGAGCTGCAGTCTCACTGGTTTACCGTCAACCACAACCATCACTGAGAATATAAAGAACATCAGTCTCTCTATGAGGTAGATAAAAGTGGCCATGGACATAATCTTTAGGTTTTAAAACAGACAACATGGCATCTAACCAAATCAAAGAAAAACTAATTAGACAAAAGCTTTAAATGTTAACTTCCAGGTGTGCGTAAAACCTGTGCGTAAAGCTCTAAATCAGCTACATTGATGTCAGACATTACCGGTAAAGTTGTCCAACGCTGTTGGAACATATTGAGTCGGGTATCCGTTGGTGGTGTAGCTGACAATGAGGCTGGTCTTGCCCACCGCTCCGTCTCCAACCAGGACGCAGTTCACCTTGCGCTCAGGTGCGGAACCGGACCGCCGGCGCTTCGCGGTCAGAGGGAAGTCCCGGTTCTTTAAGCGCCGAATTGGGACCAGGGGAGTGTCCACGCCGCACATCGGTTCCGACACACGACATGGCTTTTGCTTCCCGACATCCTGAGGAAGCATGGCTCTGCTTTCAGATAACCAAGGATTTGTTTTCTGCAGGTTCAGAATCGTCGGAGACTCCCCGTGCGCTCCATCTCCATGACAGCAAGCGCGTTTCTGCTGCTGTTTACGTGTGTAACAGGGCAAAAGATGAGCATAAAGAGCCTCTGTTGATATTTAGCTGTGTTTCCTGAGAACCGTGGCAGAGAGTTGACGCGCGCCGTGGCACAGCCGTCGGGTTTCTCCGCTCAGCAGGAGCTCCTGATTGGCATTCTCCCTACATCTGCTGTGGCACTGTGATTCCTAAGAGGCTTACCGAGCAGAGCACCATATGAGGCTCCAGAGATTTCCAAGTGAAATGAACTAAGCTTACTGGAAACCTTTATCCCTTAGAGTGGAAAATACAGCATGTCAAACACTTAAGCCAATTAAAAGATAGAAAAATAGGCCCTCTAAACTCTCATATTGATTGCTgatttgtacattttgttgagTATATTTCTGCAACAACAGGGGCCAACATTTAACAAATAAGTACATTTTAATCCCTTTTAACTCACAAAAACCCATGGAGAGGGATTACATGTAGTGCAGCTGTCTACCAaccgtttttgtttttaaatagattATATTTAACTATAAAAATCTTTCCAGATTGAGCTCCTTGAGACAAAATCTGATCCTTCTGCCAAGTAGGCTGCATCTGACTAGGGGTAAAATAAACGAGTTACATTTCAATAATACAAATACAGAACATATTGTGGATTTTGTTTCACTTTAGGATTTTGACTCGCTGCTTCGGTCCTaaaacatccatccattcaaACAGGCCCATGTTTCACCTCCACCAGGCTGGATATTGGATCATGGGTGGCTGTGATGTGGTGGACCGACGCCCCCTAGCGGTGGAATCACGACAGCTGTGGCGACTGAAGATGGAGGAGTGGATGCAACATGAATCATCAAtcatatgagagagagagagagagagagagagagagagagagagagagagagagagagagagagagagagagagagagagagagagcctggagctaaaaacagatttaaacatcaaaagagagaagaggcTGCAGTAAACACATCTCAAGCCAacaagaaaggggaaaaaaagattttggggTTAAGTGTGTTGAAATGAATGAGTAAAGCCAACAAAATACACAGCTGCATAGTTTCTAACCCTAATGCAGCTGTTTAGTGGTCTCTGACACGTGAGGGACTGTAATAATGTGGGGGTTTTCTCTACAAATGTGACCCTTTGGACACCATAAAGAACTTTAGAAAGGTGTACACGCCTCTGGAACGGCTTTCTTCAGCCTCTCTGGACACTTCAAATCTTTGAAACAGACAGGACTCCTTGATTATTTGACAGTTAGCGACTCTTTCAGGCATCCACCATAGCATTCTGTGCAATTTGTTGGCCTTTCAGATGAGACGTTTGGAAAATTATTTTACATAACATGTCAATGTAGTATGAAGaatttaatgtaaaattatGCCGGTTATACAGAACTTACAGTTTTCATGTAGGAACCTCAATCAATATTAAAGTAATCGGGTTTTATTCTCTCACTGCAGACAAGGCGAGCAAAAACAAGCATAAAACTGAGaaagcagagtgtgtgtgtgtgtgtgtcctagtgtgggtgtgtgtgtgtgttaagccATTTGTACCCTTAGTTCATAAAGAAATGTGACTTACAGGTTGCATAAGAACTAGATATAACCTTTGAAGGTGGATGATTGTGCCTCTCCTTCCATTTGAGGGTGTGAGGCATCAGCAGGGAGagaatctctgtgtgtgtgtgtgtgtgtgtgtgtgtgtggcagaatGTGTTGCCATGCATTAAACAGCACCTAAAAAGCATCCGTGAGTGGGAGTGAAACCATTCGCACAAGCAAAGAATCAGacaccttttctctctctctctcacacacacacaaacacacacacaaacacacacacacacacacacacacacacacacacaaacacacacacacacacacaccagctccACCATGTGCAGATGCCAGCGtgtcattaaatcattaaatCGTCCGTCTATCCAAATGTCTACCTTACCCTGCTGTTATCCAATGTAACCAGCCCATTTAGTTTGGGTTATATTTGCATCTGAGATTGAATTATTTACTAAAACAATCCCTGTTTTCCCCAGTTCTCATTCTAGACTGTTGCCTACCAAACACaacctttatttcttttaaagtaaTAATGTAAACCATGTGACTACAAGGTactaacagaagaaaaaaatgaagatttTTCTGAAATACGAGGGAAAAAGTCTTTGATTTATTTCCCTCTGTACTGAACCACATtggttctttttacttttttgtaccttattttatttttgcttacATCTAATTGATTTGTGCcatgtttggttttgtgtgtgtaatactgtgcatacaaaaaacacaattctgCACATAAACTTGAAGAATTAACCCTTTAAACAGAAGCCTATTTCCCACTGTATACTTACATAGGTCTCTCTTTGACATAAAGCAATCCTAACCTGAGCATTAACCTAAAACTTATTCTAACCTTAAACCGAAAACCAAGTCTTTACACTCAGCACGCCCAGAAAAAAATCCTCACTTTCAACATCTCAAACTGAAGTTGTTCCTCATAAAGACAGGAAATA
Encoded here:
- the LOC116677811 gene encoding rho-related GTP-binding protein RhoU, producing the protein MLPQDVGKQKPCRVSEPMCGVDTPLVPIRRLKNRDFPLTAKRRRSGSAPERKVNCVLVGDGAVGKTSLIVSYTTNGYPTQYVPTALDNFTVMVVVDGKPVRLQLWDMAGQKWGLVDGPINDELERLRPLCYRNADVFLLCYSVVRPCSFRSLMEKWVPEIRRHCPTSPLVLVGTQLDLREDVQVLIQLAQNQERPVGTEEGQQLAQELGVVSFAECSALTQKNLKDTFDSAILACVQQTDSCSVQQQRQTLRKKTPDKFKSLSETWWRKITCLMGDQSCDLK